In the Paraflavitalea devenefica genome, one interval contains:
- a CDS encoding zinc-dependent peptidase, translating to MSLDTAYILFFIIMLVLLGYLLFPGMIRRLRLFFYSRKAQTVYEDRQPDYHAMLHQNLPYYRNLPPSEQQRFVRRTVVFMTTKQFEYVELQPEELMPLLISGTAVQLTFGLENYLMEHFEKIYVMHHDYHYGFNSVPFQGHVTHEGIYLSWSNFLKGYNDYQDGDNVGLHEMAHALAYVNFNVSDGRDDGFHDRFIRFSKTGRTVFENMQADFSGGFLGRYAATRYEEFWAVCVENFFERPTSFKIQLPELYAAMCLLLNQDILTPNVLLTPVEDI from the coding sequence ATGTCCCTGGATACTGCCTACATATTATTTTTTATTATTATGCTGGTATTGCTGGGATACCTGCTTTTCCCGGGCATGATCCGCCGCCTGCGCCTCTTTTTTTACTCCCGTAAGGCGCAGACTGTTTATGAAGACAGGCAGCCCGATTACCATGCGATGCTACACCAAAACCTGCCTTATTACCGCAACCTGCCACCGTCCGAGCAGCAACGGTTTGTGCGGCGCACGGTCGTATTCATGACTACCAAGCAATTTGAATATGTGGAGCTACAGCCGGAAGAACTGATGCCCCTGCTGATCAGTGGTACGGCGGTGCAGCTCACTTTCGGACTGGAGAATTACCTGATGGAACATTTTGAAAAGATCTATGTGATGCATCATGACTATCATTACGGTTTTAACAGTGTTCCTTTCCAGGGCCATGTGACCCATGAAGGTATCTATCTTTCCTGGAGCAATTTCCTGAAAGGTTATAACGATTACCAGGATGGCGACAATGTGGGACTTCACGAGATGGCACATGCGCTTGCTTACGTAAATTTCAACGTGAGCGATGGACGCGATGACGGTTTTCACGACCGGTTTATCCGTTTTTCGAAAACCGGCCGGACTGTATTTGAAAACATGCAGGCCGATTTCTCCGGTGGTTTCCTGGGCCGGTATGCAGCCACCCGGTACGAAGAATTCTGGGCGGTTTGCGTGGAGAATTTTTTTGAGCGTCCTACTTCTTTTAAAATACAATTGCCTGAGCTATATGCAGCTATGTGCCTGCTGCTGAACCAGGATATTTTAACACCCAATGTATTGCTGACTCCAGTGGAAGATATTTAA